The Dehalobacter sp. 12DCB1 region ACGATCGCGGTGGAAAACTACCAGAAGCCCGTCTGGACGTTTAATAAAATCCTGTATATTGAAAAAGAAGGCTTCTTCAATGTACTCAAAGAAAAGAAAATCCCGGAGAAATATGATATGGCTTTACTCACCAGCAAAGGTTATGCCAGCCGGGCGGTCAAGGATTTGTTGGATGCGCTCGGGGAGAATTCGGAGGAAGAGATTACTTTTTTCTGTATTCATGACGCGGACGCATATGGCACGACGATCTATGATACCCTGCAAAATGAGACCAAAGCCAGGCCCGGCAGAAAAGTGAAGATCATCAATCTGGGGCTGGACCCGGAAGAAGCCGTCAGCATGGGGCTGGAAATCGAAAAGGCAGGAAAAACAGGCCGCAGGAAGGGCGTGGCCAGCTATATTGATCCCGAGTGGGAGAGCTGGCTGCAGTACTACAGAGTGGAACTGAACGCCATGAGTACGCCGCAGTTTCTTGACTGGCTGGAGGGAAAAATCAGGCTTTACGATAAAGGCAAAGTGATACCGCCCGAAAGTACCATGCTGGAGAGCCTGGATCACAGCCTTCAGGATCAACTCGGCCAAAAGCTTGCAGCGGAAATATTGGAACAAAATCACTATGCTGATCAGGTTACGCAAGCAGTCCGGCAAGTTAAAGAGCGCTGCGGCGACAGCCAAACCCGGTTAGCTGAGACAGTGCAGGCGGAGCTTAAGAAGGAGCCAGTCAATCTATGGAAGGATGTCATTAAGGCCGTGTCTGAGGATATGATTAAAAATTGCCGTTTTTGAGATTTGACTACACTAGTGTAATTAATCTTAAAACAGCTCAATTTTTAAACAGAGGCTGTGATGACCCTCAGGGAAAACCAGCCTTGCACAGATCCACAAGCGGACGTCAGTGGCAGCAGCGTAAAGAAAACAGAAAACCGCAGCGTTAAAACATGCCAACGGTTAGCATGCAGAAAGCAGCGGGGCTTTGGCATGTTAGCGAGGATTTTTGTTTTTAGCTGCGAGAACGAGGGAGCGGTGAATCTGTGCAAGGCGGCATCACCTAAAAAAGGAAAGACAGTTCTGATTGACGTCTAAAGACAATCTCTCGGGGGTCAAAAGGCTTAACGATATAATTGTCAACTCGGAAGCCAAGTGCTTTATTGTACCTTAGTTTGCATGATAACAGTACAATTGTTTAATTATGATGAGATATTAAGAGCTTTAAAGTCTTTTGGGGATAAAGAACACAAGAATTGATAGGCGTGGTACAATATTCTGTTTACTCCCTAACATCCGCTTGTTTGTCGATTTCATCAAATCTATCATTGCAATAAGCGATTTGCTCCTGGATATACTGGCATACTTCGTGCTCTTCACCAAGCGTTTTGCAAAACAATTCCAGTGATTTATTCAAATAGTTTTCTGCATCTTGCAAAATCTCAGTGCCTATACTTTCTAAGCTCAGATACATTTCTCCCAGGTTCAAATATACGTCAGCCAAAATATCGCTGTAGGTATCCTGTCTTTCCAGGGTAGCCATAGCTTTGGTAAAAAAGAGGATAGCACTGGAGTATTTCTCCTGAACCCGGTAGATTCCTCCCAACTTACGGTAAGTAAGTGCCGCGAAGGCCGTTTCTGTGCCAACATGTTCTTCACAAATTCTTACTGCCTCCAGATAACTGGTAGCCGCACTTAGATATGTTCCTGCATTAACATATAGGTCACCCAGATTAGCGTTAGCCGATGCAGTATAGGGATGATTCTCCCCGAAAACTTTTTGGTTTAGTTCCAGGCAATTTTTCCAGTGTTTTTCCGTTCTTTCCCAGTCTTTTGCCGCTAGATAATGCCTCCCTAATTGGTAATTGAGATGTCCCTTTTCTTCGTCGCTAATTGTCTCGTCTGCAAGCATGACTTCTGCTTTGACGATGACAGTTTCAAAATCCATTTGCGTATCGTCATGTCTGGCCAATAATTCGATTATTTTTGCTGCCTGACCATCTTTCCAACCCATTGATATACCCCCTCTTGCTTAAATCACTGTTATTACAACTGTTATTATTACATCAAGGACCATTTTTCAAAAATTGATACTATCACCCCGAACATAATCAACGCATAGAAAAGTTTGAATAAACCTTCTGCCAATTTTCCCCTTTTGCTTTGTTTTGCCGTGCATTTACAGGCGCTGGGGTTAGAAAATGTAGTTGCAGCCACAGACGACTGGTTTTGGGGTAACTCCCGTTTCTTGCTCTTGATTTTCCGTCCCACGGCGCGCCTTGCCTCAGCTACCAAATCAATAAAGCCACCAATCGGACAAAAGCCGAAGCACCAGAAACGCCGGAAGAATAACGCTGCCGCCAGTACGGAAACCAGTAAGAGCATCTCAATCCTGGTGCCGTTCAGATCAAACAAAGGTGAAAAAGGCTCGTAACTGGATACCGAAGGATTCTGAAAAAGAAAGGCTACCATCAGAGATATGAAAAGCAGGAATTTACGGGTCTTGTGCATAAAAGGTATCTTTTTGCCTAAGGGCAGGCTGATTTTGAATTTATTGGCGACTAAATATAACCCTTCCTGAGCTGCGCAAAAAGGGCATAGATATACACAATAATAGTTCTTACCGAAGATCAGCGGCGGCAGCAAAGCAATCATAAGGATAAGATACCAGATCAAGTTGTTTTTGATAACCGGGAAATTGCCCATAAATATTGAGGCCGCATGGGCAATTGTTGCAGGACGGTTTAACCAGAAGCCCATACCGGCTACGCTGGCAATTAGCAATATCGGCCGTAGTTTTCGAAGTTTTGAAGACATACTGAGAATCAGACAACCAGCAATGAGCATAGCTATGGCTAATTCCGCCCAGCCTAATTGCCATAATCCGCCGTTGGAGCTAGACGGTAAACCTAAAGCGGCAGTACGTACGCTCTCGGAGACAGAGTCAACACACATAGTAATGGCCCTGGTGGAGAGGGTAGCTCCGGAAATGCCGTCAATGTCTTTGCCGAAGGTGGTGCCATCAGCAATGTTCCGGCCCACGAGCTGAAGGTAGAAGCCTGATTTTTCAATGTTTTTCAGATATTGCGGAGTTTCTTTATATTCAAGAATTTTTACCTTCTGAATAACACCATGGGTATCAATAATTGTGCCTACCAGCATCTTCCCACCAAAACCAGAATATTTATCCAGACCAGCATAGCCTGTAAGATTGCCACTGGCATCAAAGACTTTGACGCTGTTGGCAGTGAGGGTCTCGGTAGTGCTGTTGGTGGGGAGCAAAACACCATAATAGGAATGAAGTTGAAGATCATGCTGATGCTCTTGATAATAATTAAACATCAATGCTAAAAAAAGAACTGCAATGGCAGTGATGGTTAGAAATTTCTTTTTTTTCATAATATAACCTTCATCACGTAATTGATTTAATATTTAGGAGCCGCCCGCGACGGCTAAGTCACGGGCAGCTAAGTACAGTAGTCCGTATGGATAATTAGCTTTCGTATTTCCAGTTATACATCCTGTCTTTGGGATCATTCCACCAGGCATCAATATCGGCCTGAGTGTAATCCTTCATTTCCGCACCGAAGCCGAAGGCCTCATCCATCTTGAAAAAGATAGAATTGAAAGCCGTCGTCTTGGACGATATCGTCTTGACTACGCTGTGTATCCAGGAATCCGGTTTACTATACGGACAAACGGCAATGCAATGGGCGCAACATTCGGACTTCTTGATCCAGTACTGCAGGCAGGTCCAAGAGTTCGTAATCCAGCGCTTTGCTCCGGGATTATTACCAGGGCAAACAATATTATCATAGCTTGGTTCGTCGTCCATAGGAACGGATTTAGATGGGCAATAGATGGCACATTTCTTGCAAGTTTTGCAAAAATTTACGGCACCGAAGGAAATGGGCTTATCGATAGCCAGTGGCATATCGGTCACCACTTTTGCCAGACGCAACATACTGCCGTATTCCGGGTTGATCAGCAAGCCGTGACGGCCGATTTCTCCGAGGCCGGCAGCAGCAGCCATAGGCACGGAAAGTGCAATCTCGTTATTACAGGGGATAGCATTATACCCCATTTCCCGAATGAAAGTAGCAATTTTTCCAATGCTTTCGTTCATTTCGGAGTAACCAAGATATACTGCGCTTTGCGCAAAAGCTGTATTGGCATATTTTGCCAAGAAGGAACCGTCCATTGGATAAGCTATGACGATAACTCTGTTCATGGCCTTGGGAATATGCCATTCTTTCTCAAGTTTTTCAGGTTTGGTGTATTCATCAGAAATAATTAAATCTTGGTGGGTTTTGCTTCTTGAATACCACCAATTTTCTTTCATCTCTGTAATACCGACCGCACATGGATTACAGAAAGTGGCGAATTTTTTGATGGTCTTACTGTTATTCTCTGGGGTATCCTCCCATTTGCCAACTTTATTAGTGAGAAGAGGCTCATAATTGGTACCCCAGTCGAGATTCTGTGGGTTGTACATATCAAACATCGTGGCTTTTTCAAAAGCGTAGTCACGGACGCTGAAACCAGGTTTACCGCTTTTCCATACTTGAGGCTTTATAGTACCGTCCATATAAGTAATCCAGAACTGACCTTCGCAGTATTGTTTAGCAAAATCGACATTATTATAGGCATGCATTTCTTGATTAAAACGTGGCAATTTGCTGCCGTCAGCGTAAGGTGGCAAATCATATGGCGGCGCATTCAGGTATTTGATGGCTCCTTTTACACCTGCCTGGGCAGGAGCCATATAATCTGCCATTGCGACTCCGGGGGTAGTAAGATTGATTGCACCTGCAGCAGCACCAATTGCGGTGGTGACACCGGCAATTTTCAGAAAGTCTCTTCTGTTAAATTTTTTTGATTCTTCATTTTGAATATTATTCTCTTTTTCTTCCATTTTTTTATTTTCCTCCTTCCTTATTCTTAGGCCCCCTGGGTCGGCTGGATATCTTTCTTCTTACTCAGATCTTTACGTATGCCGAAGATATACACTATCACACCGAGGACAACGAAGATGCCACCAAAGAAAAGGATCCCCATCCATCCTGCACGAGTAGCTTCTTCAGAAAAGCAAGCTAAGCTGAAAGCCGCGGCAAATACGCCGATCAAATACCAAATCACAAGTGCTGCCCACCAATACCAAGTGAGTTTTTTTAGTACAGGCCAGAAATAAATGAACAATCCACCTGTTAAGAGTCCAATAAGCCAAATCAAAAATGTCATAAAAAAGTCCTCCCTTCTTTACTTTACTGTTGAAGCCCTGATAAGAATGAGCCACTAGTACCAGATTGAGAGTGTCTTTGACCCTTTTTAGAGATTGGATTATTTTAGATAAATCCTCCCTTCATTTTTGACTTTTTAACCTTTAGGATAGACTTAACATGCGTCTCTGGACCGGATGCTACAATGGGTCAAAGATTATGGCTCCTGTAGCATATTCCCAATTAAATATATAAGTAAATCGTCGAGAGGTGGTTTCTTATCTGTAAACAATTTGTAAACTTCATTTACAAACTGTAACATTTTCTCCTAATTCTATTCCTTCGTCTGCGACATCCTCCGTGTCTTCAAGTTGACTGGCCATATAATTTATAGAATCTAAGTTCATCGGTTGGATTTGCTTGTACCCTAACGAAAAGATCCCCCGCGGCAATCTGGCGCGTGGTTTTGTTCATATCCAGTAAGGGACTTACTATTTTTCTTTGATAAGACAATGTATAGGAGTGACAAAGCACCGCAAAATAAAAAGGCTGTGGCCCATATTAGTACAATAAATCATATTCGCTGCCGCCGCATGCTGATGCTTTTGATAATAATTACATTAATGCTAAAAAAGAATTGCGATGACAGTAATAGCTAGAGATTTCTTATTTTCATAATATAACCTTCATCACGTAATTGATTTAATATTTAGGAGCCGCCCGCGACGGCTAAGTCGCGGGCAGCCTTCTGAATAAGGTACAGTAGTTTGTGTAGATAATTAGCGTTTGCGTTTCCAATTAAACATTCTGTCATTGGGATCATTCCACCAGGCATC contains the following coding sequences:
- a CDS encoding reductive dehalogenase, which gives rise to MEEKENNIQNEESKKFNRRDFLKIAGVTTAIGAAAGAINLTTPGVAMADYMAPAQAGVKGAIKYLNAPPYDLPPYADGSKLPRFNQEMHAYNNVDFAKQYCEGQFWITYMDGTIKPQVWKSGKPGFSVRDYAFEKATMFDMYNPQNLDWGTNYEPLLTNKVGKWEDTPENNSKTIKKFATFCNPCAVGITEMKENWWYSRSKTHQDLIISDEYTKPEKLEKEWHIPKAMNRVIVIAYPMDGSFLAKYANTAFAQSAVYLGYSEMNESIGKIATFIREMGYNAIPCNNEIALSVPMAAAAGLGEIGRHGLLINPEYGSMLRLAKVVTDMPLAIDKPISFGAVNFCKTCKKCAIYCPSKSVPMDDEPSYDNIVCPGNNPGAKRWITNSWTCLQYWIKKSECCAHCIAVCPYSKPDSWIHSVVKTISSKTTAFNSIFFKMDEAFGFGAEMKDYTQADIDAWWNDPKDRMYNWKYES
- a CDS encoding 4Fe-4S binding protein is translated as MKKKKFLTITAIAVLFLALMFNYYQEHQHDLQLHSYYGVLLPTNSTTETLTANSVKVFDASGNLTGYAGLDKYSGFGGKMLVGTIIDTHGVIQKVKILEYKETPQYLKNIEKSGFYLQLVGRNIADGTTFGKDIDGISGATLSTRAITMCVDSVSESVRTAALGLPSSSNGGLWQLGWAELAIAMLIAGCLILSMSSKLRKLRPILLIASVAGMGFWLNRPATIAHAASIFMGNFPVIKNNLIWYLILMIALLPPLIFGKNYYCVYLCPFCAAQEGLYLVANKFKISLPLGKKIPFMHKTRKFLLFISLMVAFLFQNPSVSSYEPFSPLFDLNGTRIEMLLLVSVLAAALFFRRFWCFGFCPIGGFIDLVAEARRAVGRKIKSKKRELPQNQSSVAATTFSNPSACKCTAKQSKRGKLAEGLFKLFYALIMFGVIVSIFEKWSLM
- a CDS encoding tetratricopeptide repeat protein, which gives rise to MGWKDGQAAKIIELLARHDDTQMDFETVIVKAEVMLADETISDEEKGHLNYQLGRHYLAAKDWERTEKHWKNCLELNQKVFGENHPYTASANANLGDLYVNAGTYLSAATSYLEAVRICEEHVGTETAFAALTYRKLGGIYRVQEKYSSAILFFTKAMATLERQDTYSDILADVYLNLGEMYLSLESIGTEILQDAENYLNKSLELFCKTLGEEHEVCQYIQEQIAYCNDRFDEIDKQADVRE